One genomic window of Stigmatopora nigra isolate UIUO_SnigA chromosome 13, RoL_Snig_1.1, whole genome shotgun sequence includes the following:
- the serpina10b gene encoding protein Z-dependent protease inhibitor, translated as MDGCLPQHSWIQMASTSKWKMGFFFILMCLVAPGQQASLPLNNIYGLSYNNMDFAMDLYRKISTHHDKNIFFSPLSVSTTFAALSMASDGVTYEEILKGLHLETLEKADQKDFIPKLFQMLHMNISQNGNTTLDQGMALFVHKHFSIEKSFEDQMKSYFSADVNVADFEDTSASVNLINEYIKQKTRGKVTNMISSLDPMTQLMMVNTFYFQGGWQMPFNPNYTYKAPFYVDNYNIRQVPMMSLEDKFQTMEETQLGARLLKLPYLEGVSMLILLPNKGVDYNTIDDEITANKILGWIKRLKHTKLEIHIPKFKMEESYSLHDILPEMGFVSLFGRSANLTKLSKDKGLMVSEVLHKAVIDVDEVGTTAAAATTIGIIPYSLPRTFIVNRPFFFFIYHEDTKSLLFMGRVIDPTKN; from the exons ATGGATG GTTGTCTTCCACAACATTCCTGGATCCAAATGGCGTCTACATCCAAGTGGAAgatgggcttttttttcatactaaTGTGCCTCGTCGCTCCAGGGCAACAAGCATCGCTTCCCCTCAACAACATTTATGGTCTTTCTTACAATAACATGGATTTTGCCATGGATTTGTACCGTAAAATATCCACTCACCACGACAAGAACATCTTTTTCTCTCCTCTGAGCGTTTCTACTACTTTTGCCGCCCTCTCAATGGCCTCGGATGGTGTCACGTATGAGGAGATACTAAAAGGACTCCACTTGGAGACTCTGGAGAAAGCCGACCAGAAAGATTTCATTCCCAAGCTCTTCCAGATGCTTCACATGAACATCTCACAGAATGGGAACACTACACTGGACCAAGGAATGGCCCTTTTTGTCCACAAGCATTTTAGTATAGAGAAGAGCTTTGAGGATCAGATGAAGTCGTATTTTTCCGCAGACGTTAACGTTGCAGACTTTGAAGACACCAGTGCCAGCGTTAATCTCATTAATGAGTACATAAAACAAAAGACCAGAGGAAAAGTGACAAATATGATTTCCAGCCTTGATCCGATGACTCAGCTTATGATGGTCAACACTTTCTACTTTCAGG GTGGCTGGCAGATGCCCTTCAACCCCAACTACACGTACAAGGCCCCATTTTACGTAGACAACTACAATATTCGACAAGTTCCAATGATGTCGCTCGAGGACAAGTTtcaaaccatggaagaaactcAACTTGGTGCCCGTTTGCTGAAACTGCCTTACTTGGAGGGCGTGTCCATGCTCATCCTTCTCCCCAACAAAGGCGTGGACTACAACACTATCGATGACGAGATCACAGCCAATAAGATTCTCGGTTGGATCAAGAGACTGAAACATAC TAAACTGGAGATCCACATCCCCAAATTCAAGATGGAGGAATCATACTCTTTGCACGATATTCTCCCAGAAATGGGCTTCGTTAGTCTATTTGGCAGGTCTGCCAATTTGACAAAACTGAGCAAAGACAAAGGCCTAATGGTTTCTGAG gtgcTTCACAAGGCCGTCATTGATGTGGACGAAGTGGGGACCACAGCAGCGGCGGCCACAACCATTGGAATTATTCCTTATTCCTTACCCAGGACCTTCATTGTCAaccgtccattttttttctttatctacCACGAAGACACAAAATCCTTGTTGTTCATGGGAAGGGTCATTGATCCCACcaaaaactag